TACGTACCATCCACAGGAATCTGTCAATCTACAAAAGAGAATGAGATTTAAAATGTCTGAGTTACGAATTTGTCGCGAAAAATATATGCGACCAAAACCACTAACAAATGAGTATACATAAATGCATGTATGCATACATTTAATGCattattctaaaaaatattagcattcTTCAATACCACTATAAATGTGCAAAATTTTATACTCTTCTGTTGGTGCAATGTTTCGTACAATGTAGCGGAATTGTTGAAGCATTTCACACATATTCTACGGATCTACTGGTAAGTGGTAGCAGggacatttaatttttacttcatttaaaataacaaaaaaaaaacaaattttaattttaataacatttttataaagaaatgttGTCTTTATCACTTAGTTATGATgattgaaaaatttatatgaaataattaaataaacattaagtaatgaattaattaagtaattacttataaGCTTAGGTACCTGTATCCAATAACATAATGAGAGTATGCTACAGCAATCCAGTTGTGATGGGCCTTTATTATTTGAACCTTCATGTTTTCTGACCAAGTatctataaaagaaaaataatattatcaacttGATTTAATTACTGTTGTACATAAGTAATAGATTATGAAACTTACTTTCATTTTGTTTAAGACCTTTATGACATTCAGCATTGCCTAAAGATGCAGCTCTTGAGTGTCCCCTGCCACATcgactgaaataaaatatgaaagaacaaaaattgtaaaaaaattgaacaagtataaaaaaaatgatcttTATAAAGTTAACgaagaatttaatattttatagtttaaactATACTTATCCTAAgcatactttaaaattaattttgagtctttttttttctatatttttgaatttacatTACTACTTTACAAACCTTAGTTGATCTTGTGAAGGAATTCGTCCTACTGTCCTTAAGTCCAGTGATGAGTTCCTAGAGTGTGATCTAATAGATGCCACATCAGAGTTAGATGCGGTAAGATTCTTCCGTGAACCATTGTTTCCATTTCTCCCAGAGCTTCCATTGCTTATTGGAGGATTTGCTGGGGaacattataacataatattatagtgttaaaataatatttatttcgaaaTAAGCATCAACAGgaaatcatacatttttcaGTACTTGTTTACCACAAACTTGCATATATTTCCGAAAATTAGTTAAATGTGTCATATTCTATAACTTCATAGCTTCCAAATTAAATTAGACTTACATGGTGGTGGAAGGTATCCATAAAATAGTACATCCCCACATGATGAATGGTTCATTTCATCACATAGGGCCAGCCGCCTACTTAGAGGTGTTATACCAAAATAATCACACTCATGCCTCAATGCTCTTATATTCACATTGTTCAAATCTATATCCCTTGTTCTTAAGAAATTAAGGATTAAACCAAAAAGGTTTGGATCTCTATCAATAAATATAGCCCCTGTTTCATCCCGCACCGTTGGAATACGGCCACTGAGTAAagctgtaaaaaatgtatctgGTACCCAAGTCAAGGTATGCCATGATGTTGCAAATCTGGAATATGTAAAACTTAATTACATaccatacaatatacatattttgaattGATTATTAAATGCTCTGCAGATTATCACAGTAGTGAGCAACTAAGTCCCTGAAGTCAATGTATCTCAAGTGAAAGTTAGACAAGTAAAAGCTATAATTTAGCAAAATATATGATGTATACAAAGGAACAAGGGAAAAACATTTATAGCATATAGTCGATAtgattgtttttcattatattacttAACCTTCAATGTGTAtattgcataaaataaatgttacctTGTACCACCTATgtttaaattaactatttcTTGATAATTAGTCATGAAGATTGGCTACAAATTATGATATTCGCAAAACTATATAACGCTATATTGTCGCACGTAGGGGCGTTcactatttatataatttttgtgtttttataattaatttatagcaGATCTTTCACTTTTCACAAagaaattgaattaataaatcttTCAGTCATCAATTATCGAAAGTCCTCttgtcaataattataaacaaaacaatgtcAATGTCATTGTCATCATTTCGTTCGAAAACTAACACAACAACTACATTttgtcaaaaaaatatttggtttttattttaatacatacctaagtTAACATGTGCATTTCCTGACTATTTAATGTCACGCATACATATAAACAatccaaaatattttgttattgactaataaataatgctttttattaaaaaacatataaagaTTTTGGCAATCAcgatattaattttcaaacctggcaagtaattttaagagaGACGTGTCCGTCAGTGAAAAGTCAATCAATTTCAATAGATTTGTATTGTTGGAATTCATGTAtgagaaagaatttttcaaatctaaaGACtagtgaaaataatatagcCAAGCAAAATGCCCGCAGCTACTGTGGCTAAGCCGGGCCATGGTCCTAATCAAGGCATATTCCACAATACAACCGGCTTTAGTACGCTTATCACGGTTACAGTTCTGACCCTTGCTTGGTTGGCCGGCTTTGCATCCCGGCTTTTTGCAGTTATTCGTTTCGAAAGTATTATTCATGAATTCGATCCATGGTGAGTTTTTATTCTGTAATTTAATGGCTATTTAATTTACGTGAGTAGCGcttattatttcaatgttaCGTGTTTGTTTCAGGTTCAACTATAGATCTACTGCATATATGGTGCAGCATgggttttataattttttgaattgGTTCGATGAGAGGGCTTGGTACCCTTTGGGAAGAATTGTTGGGGGTACAGTTTACCCAGGTCTTATGATCACATCGGGTACCATACACTGGATTCTACACGCACTTAATATTCCCATTCATATTAGAGATATTTGCGTGTTCTTAGCCCCTGTGTTCAGGTTTgtgattattaaataaatatagattcaGTTTTCATAGAGTTTCATATGTTTCTTTCAACCTATGGCTAAGCATAATTTGTTTATCTTactataagtaaatatttacatgatgCTAAATTTACCACATATTTTGTGTATTCAAATGGCACTAACAGTgccatcttttttttatattgagtATAGTTGCTTTGAAATGTTTTTCCTCTTTAAAATCTtcatattaaagaaaaatcaaTCGTACATTTTAGTGGTCTAACTGCAATAGCCACTTATCTGTTAACATCGGAATTGTGGTCAAGAGGAGCCGGTCTGTTTGCCGCTTGTTTCATAGCAATAGTGCCAGGCTACAGCAGCAGGTCTGTGGCAGGAAGTTATGATAATGAGGGAATTGCGATCTTTGCATTACAATTCACATACTACCTGTGGCTAAAGAGTGTTAAAAGTGGATCTGTTTTCTGGTCAATATGCACAGCTttgtcatatttttacatggtgagttaagttttaaattgtgACATTGAAATACTGAATAATGAAAGGAAATTGATAATAGAAATATGATTAAATATTGACTTTTTTCACACTGTCATTACGAtatgtaaattttgttatatCCGTATGGTATAAGTttgaatagatattatttaatgtaatatgtttttatttaaaggtgTCAGCATGGGGTGGATACGTTTTCATCATAAATTTGATCCCCCTTCATGTGTTTGTATTGCTGATAATGGGAAGGTTCTCTCAGCGACTGTTTGTCAGTTACACAGTGTTCTATATCATAGGACTACTGTTCTCCATGCAAATACCATTTGTGGGCTTTCAACCAATCAGAACTAGTGAACACATGGCTGCATCAGGTGAGATGTTActactaatttaaataacttaactttttaatattttgaacatGAATGCCAACaaagacttttttttttagtttttagttgATGTCACAAGCACAGCTCTGTAGTCCACTAAAATTATTCTTATGTTTTTCAATCAATAATACTTTCCGTGAAAAACATATTACTAGttcattaaagaaaaataattgtaaaaaaaatactaatgcAAAGTTACAAGGGATACAATGTTTTTTCTTTGCTTTTTAAATAGTATTCTGTCATACCAttagtaacataaaatataatttcaggTGTATTCGCTCTCCTAATGGCAGTCGGAGCTCTGAAATATTTGCACAGTCTAAACCCTAAAGGACAGTGGAAGCAGTTGTTAATACTTGGTACACTTGTAGCAGCCGGTGCTGTGTTCCTTGTAGTTGTTCTGTTGACTTATATGGGAGTTATTGCTCCATGGAGTGGGCGGTAAGTGttgtgtttattaaatatttatgctgATACgtcttttatttaatcattttataagCTGGAAACCAAAGCATAAATCAGGCTTCAAATTTCAGAAGTTATTAGTACAGTAATGCTTAAGTGCTATTTTTGTCTTGTATCACATCACACCTGGGTTTTATCTTcactatgtataaatatatatattattagtaaattttatgatataagATGGGTTATACATTCATAATGACTTTTTATAAAGTAGAACATCTTAATTATTCTGCACTTGTAATTTGTAGATATCATTGGagattaacataatattaacacaACAATTATGCTAGAAAATGTTATGTTAATCTCTAAGTGCTTTGTTAGTATAATGTGTGCATATATTTGCATTATTTACCTTCAATGCAGTGTGCATAGGATACAACAAGGTTCAAATATGTAGCTTGAACGCTCGTGTTACCACTTACCATACATATTTTCGTAGATTACCTTACTTTCATGATATTTTAACACCCTATACGTTATTTTCtattaaggatattttttaaaatgtttgtttaacAGTAAATATACTTTTAGGTTCTATTCACTTTGGGATACAGGATACGCAAAGATCCACATTCCTATAATTGCATCAGTATCGGAACATCAGCCCACAACATGGTCGTCATTTTTCTTTGACCTACATGTTCTTGTTTGCACCTTCCCTGTGGGGTTGTGGTATTGTATCAAGAATATCAATGATGAAAGAGTCTTTGGTAAGTACTATGGAATTAATTAGATGGTAGAtactagataaataaaactcTATGGGAATAAAGATATCAGGATTTGTCAGGCGTTGCTACAGTACGGCGAAAGACGAGGGTTAGAATCCTGTTTCGTGATCATTAGAATAGttcatttatttgattatgataaaataaaattatcactttattattatgttctgagttttttaaaccttataataaaatttcaatgcaataaaatttttaattaatggtaATTTTGCTTTGTACATCTTATACAATTGTAAAATCACTAGTAAAGCCAATCAAGTATATACATtcatttctattaaaaaaaatttaattatattttaccaattatttaaatcaatttgaaaaatattaatcacataatttttttttctaactaAAACATTATTTCCAGTCGCGCTATACGCCCTAAGTGCGGTATACTTCGCCGGTGTGATGGTGCGTCTCATGCTCACACTCACTCCGGTGGTGTGCGTGTTAGCTGGTATCGCATTCTCTATTATATTGGATCTGGTGTTAAGGGAAGACGAACTGCCTGTGGTGACCCCTGAAACTGAGGAGTCGAAGAGCCTTTATGATAAGGTTGGTgtcatgtgtgtgtgtgttttttttgttacaaacacaagaacatacaaattacaattatctTAATTCTTAGAAGAATTAGCAAATTTCGAAATAACTTTCACATGACatactataaataaacttaGAATATAGCATCAAATTTTGGATATGCAGCAATTTGAGTAATCTATTTTTGAGTCTAAGTTTAAATTAACGaacattatattgtattgataAAGGTTGCTTATGCTTAACGATTTTATGGTCAGGTCAACCAACTGTACAACAGTCGTAAAATGTACGGCAATGTAATTTTACATTTGTAATCGATTATATCTGCTACAAATCGAATTATGCGGTAGTTGAGAATGTAATGATGTATAGTGtcgtaaaaaattacaaaagataaatgatacatatttatttaacttttattgattttaatttgatgtCTGATTTAATGGCAGTTCCCATACACAAATTTTTGTCCTTGTATCGTAATGTAGTTGTGTTTTAGATTCTTCAACGCACATTTAGGTACATTGAGATTAAATAGTAGgatgtataattaaaataaaaactacaggGTTTacataaaagatttttattaattacacaaTTACAATATGGGCCAATACTATGGCTAAAATTAACAACTAAATAAACATTCACTAGATAGCAAAAGTCCGCGCGCGGCCTCCGAAAGATTTAAGGGGAAGCTCcctaaattttatgtgaatttgcattaatattctgaaacaggcacacatacaatcaaaaCGGAACTTTAGTATATGATTTAGTCTTCTGTCTCTCAGTGCCAGAAATTAGAAAGGGAGCCTCCTCTTAAAGTAATGTTATTGTTGAAGTTACAGGTATACTTAAGTCGATATTGCgctatttttaaaaacctCCCAGATAACAAATATCCATTACATTTCTATTCAGGCCAGTAAAACGAAGAAGCGTATCGTAGAGCCCGCGCAAGTACAGGACCAAGGGTTGGGTCTGTACGCTCGACCAGGAACGGTTATAGCGTTCATGATACTGCTGATGTTGTTCTCCGTTCACTGCACGTGGGCCACCTCTAACGCGTACTCTAGTCCTAGTATTGTGCTCGCTAGCTATGGGAATGACGGGTGAGTGAATTCTCGATTCttttgcattaaaaaaaaaatattagactATCCACTATTTTCCgtcattttttgttataagcTCCAGTCTTTAGCTCAGCTCTAGCTTTAAGCCAGAAAGTAAGTCTTTAAATAAGTTAAGTAGAAACTGTAACATATGAGTCatgaacaaaaaattcaaataaaatatcggGAAATATCATCCTCTATGCaattttgacgtgacaacgtcttataattcgatagagccggttgcacgcacgaaaaaacatgactcatgcggcgttacctcgttCTGAGGCGTTCTGTGtaggcttgaagtgcaagcgagagcgcggaacgagcgacaaagaagcacaatcggccttaagacgttgtcacgttcaactatcgtcagtaaaccgactgtACAGACAAccattttttaagtaaatttttattgctttaGTAATAGTTCTATATGCGCCATTAATTTACGTTAAATAAAGTGTTTATTCAGTatgttcaatatttaaaattacattccTAGATCGAGAAGAATATTGGATGACTTCAGAGAAGCTTATGGCTGGTTGTCACAGAACACAGCTGAAGATGCAAGAATTATGTCATGGTGGGATTATGGATATCAGGTATGCCCTTTGAGGTCACAATGGTTGTGCGCTTTCACCTTGGTTAAAAgaaagtatttatttctatagctTATGCGTTATTCTGGTACCTTTATAAGCTGCAAAGTATATCCTCAAAATCTGTTCAGTAATTTTTGCGAGAAAGATTAACAAACTTGCATCAATGTATTCTTGTAAGCcttgtgtttataatattgaaaggaagaagatttttttatttatttactggtGTCAATAATTTTACACGTCAGTGTCATTCATACGCATTTCACAGAATTGTGTCGTGCTTGCATACGAAatattgcataaaaaatatcatcatGAACAGTAGTATACATTCTGATTCTCAAACCTATAAGatcattaaaacaaacataaatctCGTTTCCAGATAGCGGGAATGGGCAATCGAACGACACTAGTGGACAACAACACGTGGAACAATTCGCACATAGCGCTCGTGGGTAAAGCCATGGCGAGCAATGAAAGCGCTGCCTACAACATCATGACGCAGCTCGACGTGGACTATGTACTGGTTATATTTGGTGGTGCTATCGGATATTCCGGAGACGATATCAATAAGTTTATATGGATGGTCAGGATCGCGGAGGGAGAACATCCTAAGGATATACATGTAGGTGAAATTTTTTTCGTTTGTAAAGTTTTAAAGTCAGGCGTGAAATAGTACCCGAACCAGTCAGGTTTTTCTTCTatagtattaaaattgaagaaaAGATATGAtatctttgttattgtttatttatttgagcTGCCATTCTGTTCACAGTATCGTCTATGCGTAACATCAGAGAGATTATGGGTTATGTTACTAGTTGcagtgaaaataatatttcaaaaaaagtttttttttaattattgtttattaaatgcCTGTGTGCTCAACTgtgtctatttattttatatatttactcttgtaatttttttatttattggtgcacaataaagtatttttgtttgtttgtttgtttgtttaaatctCTTCTTTTGTTTCAGGAAGCTGATTATTTTACAGAGAGAGGGGAATATCGAGTAGATTCAGAAGGTTCAAAGACTatgttaaattgtttaatgtaCAAGCTATcatattataggtaaataatgatttgatttactactaaattaaaactcagttttttaagtttatacaTTATAGACTCAAATAGTATATAATCTGAATAATTTTTTCTACCACATACTTTCCGTcttcttatttttgtacattttaaagggtattaaaataaaacaaaacctgtttaaatatttataattctttattagtataaaaacaaacacgtTTATATATTGtgaattcataattttaacgatgttctataatattttcaataacagATACGACTCGGGCGGCAGTCCGCCGGGCTACGATCGCACTCGTAATGCGTTGCCCGGCAACCGCGGCTTCAAACTCACTTACCTAGAGGAGGCCTACACCACTGAGCATTGGCTCGTTAGGATATacaggtacatatttacgcacgtacacacacacacacacacacacacacacacacatacgcACACGCACGCATTGCATACACGCACTCACGCTCGCACTATCGCacgcatacatacgaattcgtgtatatgttacaggaaatgtatgtaatccgtcattgtatacaatttctaggaaatgtatacaattcctaaaatcgtacggaaatgtgtgaaataaattattttatacacatttcctaggaaatctatacatttcctaaatagctatcggaaatgtaaaacatttaagatattgatatgtcgcaggcaagggttggactaaagcaaagggggcgcaggacttaaaaaatttttgatggaGATGGTGTCAAtataacacctatttattattgttttatcgtaaagattacgcttatataagcatgttttataggaacaacttttctctaaaatcaaaaatagccgagatattcgccctcaaagttaggtta
The Colias croceus chromosome 18, ilColCroc2.1 genome window above contains:
- the LOC123699585 gene encoding dolichyl-diphosphooligosaccharide--protein glycosyltransferase subunit STT3B isoform X1, encoding MPAATVAKPGHGPNQGIFHNTTGFSTLITVTVLTLAWLAGFASRLFAVIRFESIIHEFDPWFNYRSTAYMVQHGFYNFLNWFDERAWYPLGRIVGGTVYPGLMITSGTIHWILHALNIPIHIRDICVFLAPVFSGLTAIATYLLTSELWSRGAGLFAACFIAIVPGYSSRSVAGSYDNEGIAIFALQFTYYLWLKSVKSGSVFWSICTALSYFYMVSAWGGYVFIINLIPLHVFVLLIMGRFSQRLFVSYTVFYIIGLLFSMQIPFVGFQPIRTSEHMAASGVFALLMAVGALKYLHSLNPKGQWKQLLILGTLVAAGAVFLVVVLLTYMGVIAPWSGRFYSLWDTGYAKIHIPIIASVSEHQPTTWSSFFFDLHVLVCTFPVGLWYCIKNINDERVFVALYALSAVYFAGVMVRLMLTLTPVVCVLAGIAFSIILDLVLREDELPVVTPETEESKSLYDKASKTKKRIVEPAQVQDQGLGLYARPGTVIAFMILLMLFSVHCTWATSNAYSSPSIVLASYGNDGSRRILDDFREAYGWLSQNTAEDARIMSWWDYGYQIAGMGNRTTLVDNNTWNNSHIALVGKAMASNESAAYNIMTQLDVDYVLVIFGGAIGYSGDDINKFIWMVRIAEGEHPKDIHEADYFTERGEYRVDSEGSKTMLNCLMYKLSYYRYDSGGSPPGYDRTRNALPGNRGFKLTYLEEAYTTEHWLVRIYRVKKPDEFNRPRLPLAKRTIPTNNAISKKTSKRRKGLLKNKPTVVKGKKMTRLE
- the LOC123699585 gene encoding dolichyl-diphosphooligosaccharide--protein glycosyltransferase subunit STT3B isoform X2; translated protein: MPAATVAKPGHGPNQGIFHNTTGFSTLITVTVLTLAWLAGFASRLFAVIRFESIIHEFDPWFNYRSTAYMVQHGFYNFLNWFDERAWYPLGRIVGGTVYPGLMITSGTIHWILHALNIPIHIRDICVFLAPVFSGLTAIATYLLTSELWSRGAGLFAACFIAIVPGYSSRSVAGSYDNEGIAIFALQFTYYLWLKSVKSGSVFWSICTALSYFYMVSAWGGYVFIINLIPLHVFVLLIMGRFSQRLFVSYTVFYIIGLLFSMQIPFVGFQPIRTSEHMAASGVFALLMAVGALKYLHSLNPKGQWKQLLILGTLVAAGAVFLVVVLLTYMGVIAPWSGRFYSLWDTGYAKIHIPIIASVSEHQPTTWSSFFFDLHVLVCTFPVGLWYCIKNINDERVFVALYALSAVYFAGVMVRLMLTLTPVVCVLAGIAFSIILDLVLREDELPVVTPETEESKSLYDKASKTKKRIVEPAQVQDQGLGLYARPGTVIAFMILLMLFSVHCTWATSNAYSSPSIVLASYGNDGSRRILDDFREAYGWLSQNTAEDARIMSWWDYGYQIAGMGNRTTLVDNNTWNNSHIALVGKAMASNESAAYNIMTQLDVDYVLVIFGGAIGYSGDDINKFIWMVRIAEGEHPKDIHEADYFTERGEYRVDSEGSKTMLNCLMYKLSYYRYDSGGSPPGYDRTRNALPGNRGFKLTYLEEAYTTEHWLVRIYRVKKPDEFNRPRLPLAKRTIPTNNAISKKARSQQ